The following coding sequences are from one Oncorhynchus nerka isolate Pitt River linkage group LG6, Oner_Uvic_2.0, whole genome shotgun sequence window:
- the LOC115130548 gene encoding uncharacterized protein LOC115130548 isoform X2: MTSYNRADSSSIPVLLSTLVLMLGLAARCVVQAIPSEDSPQAAQASVSLRSLVTGTCKDVHKYVESVVGTNVIESTVEFFEMLIRFLAEGAASGLNVIAVYVTEILRVTGVDVQLPFPHFTPEGVASVGQWALLALIGYWVLSIVLRLLVGVVRRVFWMLKAGTALWLFGLIVSDVKAGSDTTAVRLAGLVLGCALLGLASNGSEKTIHMEDRLSILEGRVKAVERRKGDE; this comes from the exons ATGACTTCCTACAACCGTGCAGATTCATCCTCAATACCCGTTTTATTATCCACGCTTGTTTTGATGCTTGGCTTGGCAGCGCGATGCGTCGTGCAGGCCATACCTTCGGAGGATAGCCCTCAAGCGGCCCAGGCATCAGTCAGCCTCCGGTCCCTGGTCACGGGGACCTGCAAAGATGTCCACAAATACGTGGAGTCCGTGGTGGGAACCAATGTAATCGAATCGACTGTTGAG TTCTTTGAGATGTTGATCCGGTTTCTGGCTGAAGGAGCTGCCAGCGGCCTGAATGTCATCGCGGTTTACGTCACAGAGATCCTCAGGGTCACAGGGGTTGATG tcCAGCTGCCGTTCCCTCACTTCACACCAGAGGGCGTGGCATCGGTAGGTCAATGGGCTCTGCTGGCTCTGATTGGCTACTGGGTGCTGTCCATTGTCCTGCGCCTATTGGTGGGCGTGGTGAGGAGGGTGTTCTGGATGCTGAAGGCGGGCACAGCGCTGTGGCTCTTCGGCCTGATCGTCAGCGACGTCAAGGCTGGTTCAGACACCACAGCTGTCCGGTTGGCAGGCCTGGTGCTCGGGTGTGCTCTTCTGGGGCTTGCCAGCAACGGATCAGAAAAGACAATCCACATGGAAGACCGCCTGAGCATCCTGGAAGGAAGGGTGAAGGcggtggagaggaggaagggtgaTGAGTGA
- the LOC115130548 gene encoding uncharacterized protein LOC115130548 isoform X1 — MTSYNRADSSSIPVLLSTLVLMLGLAARCVVQAIPSEDSPQAAQASVSLRSLVTGTCKDVHKYVESVVGTNVIESTVESVLLYLESVLGQENVYTMAMFFEMLIRFLAEGAASGLNVIAVYVTEILRVTGVDVQLPFPHFTPEGVASVGQWALLALIGYWVLSIVLRLLVGVVRRVFWMLKAGTALWLFGLIVSDVKAGSDTTAVRLAGLVLGCALLGLASNGSEKTIHMEDRLSILEGRVKAVERRKGDE, encoded by the exons ATGACTTCCTACAACCGTGCAGATTCATCCTCAATACCCGTTTTATTATCCACGCTTGTTTTGATGCTTGGCTTGGCAGCGCGATGCGTCGTGCAGGCCATACCTTCGGAGGATAGCCCTCAAGCGGCCCAGGCATCAGTCAGCCTCCGGTCCCTGGTCACGGGGACCTGCAAAGATGTCCACAAATACGTGGAGTCCGTGGTGGGAACCAATGTAATCGAATCGACTGTTGAG AGTGTGCTGTTGTATCTAGAGTCAGTACTTGGTCAAGAGAACGTCTATACCATGGCCATG TTCTTTGAGATGTTGATCCGGTTTCTGGCTGAAGGAGCTGCCAGCGGCCTGAATGTCATCGCGGTTTACGTCACAGAGATCCTCAGGGTCACAGGGGTTGATG tcCAGCTGCCGTTCCCTCACTTCACACCAGAGGGCGTGGCATCGGTAGGTCAATGGGCTCTGCTGGCTCTGATTGGCTACTGGGTGCTGTCCATTGTCCTGCGCCTATTGGTGGGCGTGGTGAGGAGGGTGTTCTGGATGCTGAAGGCGGGCACAGCGCTGTGGCTCTTCGGCCTGATCGTCAGCGACGTCAAGGCTGGTTCAGACACCACAGCTGTCCGGTTGGCAGGCCTGGTGCTCGGGTGTGCTCTTCTGGGGCTTGCCAGCAACGGATCAGAAAAGACAATCCACATGGAAGACCGCCTGAGCATCCTGGAAGGAAGGGTGAAGGcggtggagaggaggaagggtgaTGAGTGA